The stretch of DNA atttgtttttttttaaatatttcatGAACATCTTCTTTTACATAAATAATAGAGAAAGGAGTTTATTGGAATTCTTTATATCCGCGGTTGGTGTTTTGTATCAATTCATTGATAGAAGACATGCATATTAACTTTTATCAATTAATCATGATTAAATAacatatatttttactttaatttACTACTAGAGTTAAATTACTCATTTAATTGCAATATAACGCGCAAGTCGGGTGGAAAACGGGGGATAAAAAATGAGTAATgcaaaaaacggataaattatccaaCTCaatccatatttaatacggataaaaagtggattaaccggcggataatatgaatatccatattacCTATAGCTTCtcgaatatgatcacttttgagaGAATTCTTAGCCTCGCAAACTTGATGAACcaccaatttgaggctttacaaatgtaaaagttaaactcattagttattcATTTTCTAAGTGGTTAATATGATTTTTATCCATATTGGACCTTTTTAAAAAAGTTCATTATCTAACCTATATTTTAATGAATAATATGAGTgaataactattttcttttacttattttGCCACCACGACGTGTAAGTATTGTGTGACATATCACTAGTGTGATTTGATTCCCCTGAAAAGGTATAGTATCAAATTATAAAGaaaaaatgtaattgaaaaaaGAAtactattaaaaaaattatttgtaaTTGCAAGGAAGATTCTTAGTCGCCATAATATTCCATACAACAAACTAGAACATGTTAATGAAACAAACACTAAATTCCAGATTTTATAGGGAAAGCAGTCCTTTTAAGGTTTATTCTTGTCTTTTTCCTCATTCCAATCAAAGGAAAAcacaaacaaaataaaaaacaatAAAAACTGAATACAAAGTTGAATTTTCAAAACGGAAACAACAACTTTTGAAACCTGacaatccttttaataatatgcCACAAATTACAAAGGCCTTAATCCCCTTTGGCCCTTTTTTTGAAATTCTTTTTGATAATTCTCCGTACTAATATTCAAGAGGATAGCTTAATGGCTAAGAGATCATTATTTCAGTTCCATTATAATAAATTATAATCCATAGATTTAGGAATTGATGACTATAGTATAGGATAATATATATTATCGTGTGTTTTATATACTTGGGTGGGGAAAATGTTGTTCTCAATATAAAAGTTAACTTATATTCACCGATAATgtaataaaaaatttatattaCTAATTATACTTTTTTATAAATATACAGATAGTTACCTTTTATGTGTTTGTTTGGGCAAATATCATCTTCCATCGCAATTATCCAAACTCTTTAACttcatattactaatttaatCTAAACacttattatttcttttttaaaagtaagctattttttgaaaaattactTTTCTCGTACCAAACACACACACATTAATAAAAGGCAGTCCGGTGTACGAACCATCCTGCATTCACGCAGGATCTATGAAATGGCCGCATCCCAAGGGGTGTGATATATGCACACTCCATATAAAAAAAAAGATAGTCCGTTGCACGAAGCATCTTGTATTCACGCAGGGTCCTCAGAAAAGCCACATCTCATaaggtgtgatgtagacaactTATGATTTCATTTCAGTGTTCGaatccgtgacctataggtcacacaaaGACAATTTTATTATTGCTCAAAGGCTCATCttctcactatatatatatataggtactCCCAATTTCTTTAGGCACTCCCAATTTTTCCTTTTCTTAGACCTGATTAACCTTCAATATAATAATATAGGGTTGCAAGAAAATGTCGCACCAAAACATTTTGAAAAAAATGTATTTCTTTAAATGAAAAACAAGGAGGAAAACGTAAAAACACCATGCCACCCACAAAACGCACCAATGTATACAAAGAATACGCTAACTACAAGTCTACAGAATAGAGTCGACTCTCTCAGTTTAAAGCCATTACTACTACTCTTTCCTTTCTCTCTACGcgttttctttctcttcttcgcCTCTTTTTAATCTTTTCTCACTTTACTCTTTATATCTATATATAGTTTCACTACACTTTTTGTTCAATTGGCTTATATAAGGATTTTCCGCCGATCACTTCAATTTTCAGCTCCGATCAAATCAAATTCGGTGAAATTCTAAAAAAGGTATGATATTTTTCCCCTATCTCTCACTTCTCAATGTAATTTCATATGGGTATTGATTAGTTTTAGCTTTACGATTGAGTTTAAGCCTTTTTGATCGTTGTATAGTAATAGTCACGTGTATATGTTTGTTGATATTTCACTGTGAAAATTTCATCATTGCCGGCTTTGACTCTGATCTATTCAAATTGTTAATAACAAACTGACAAAAAGGGTTTAAAGTTCTTAATATtacttattaaaaaaaaagagttcTTATTTTTAGATTATctatctttttaattttttatatgttAGATAATTCCTATGTTCTGTTTTATATGACACAATTACAACATGGGAAATCAAATAAATTTTCATACACTCTCTTATAGATTTTTTTATAAGTACACTCTCTGAATGCAGTAACGGAGCCAGAAATTTATACAAAGGGGATTTAAAAAATATTAGAATGTCACACGATGTCGTAAAGGAATATTTGAATCCCCTTTGCCACTTCACTAGAATTTACGTTATGTCTAGGGGATTcaaaaaaatcatttttccgCTATTTACACACACGGTGTAATTTTTCAACAAAGGGGATTCGTTTCTGAATATTTTTAATTGTAGAAGTTGTGATTTGTAGTACTTTTCTGAATTTACTTTAGAAGATTTGACCCTGGAACTCCGAACCTCTTCATCCTTTTCGTGACAGGTggagtatatatatttttcattCTAGTCGTAATCAATTTGAATAACAGAAAGACAATTTTTTTTGGAATAAATGACTTGAATTTTGcctttttatttgtttttgtGAAAGGTGATCAAGGATACCAAGTTATTGGATCAGGATCTGTGATATAATTGGTGATGGCTCCGAGTATTAGGAAGGCAATTGGGGCAGTGAAAGATCAAACTAGTATAAGCCTAGCTAAAGTGGCCGGCAATGTTGCGCCAGACCTCGAAGTATTGGTTGTGAAAGCAACCACTCATGATAATGAGCCAGCAGATGAGAAATATATTAGGGAGATTTTGCACTTGACGTCCCATTCTAGAGGATATGTGAGCGCTTTTGTTTTTGCTGTGTCGAAGAGGTTAAGTAAAACCCACGATTGGGTTGTGGCGTTGAAGGCCTTAATGCTTGTGCATAGGCTGTTAACTGATGGAGATCCTGTACTCGGGCAAGAGATCATGTACGCAAGTCGGAGGGGGATGAGGGTCTTGAATATGTCCGATTTTCGTGATGAAGCTCACTCTAACTCGTGGGATCATTCTGGATTTGTTAGGACTTACGCCTTTTACTTGGATCAGAAGCTTGAGTTTACGGTCTATGATAGGAAGTTGAATGACGTTGATGACAAAAAGAGGTTTGAAGATGGTTATGGGATGGATAGGAGAGAGAGGTCCTATAGCGAGTTTGATGAGTCCGCTGGAAGGGGAGAGAAAAACGGTGTGACACCGGTCATAGAAATGAAGCCCGAGCGGGTTTTAGAGAGGTTGAATCAATTGTTTCAGCTTCTTGATAGGTTCTTGGCTTGTAGACCGACTGGGGCAGCAAAAAATAGTAGGATGGTGCTGGTGGCATTATATTCGCTAGTGAAGGAGAGCTTCAAGATTTATGCTGATATTTGTGAGGTATTACAGTTTTTGTTGGATCGGTTCGCAGAGATGGAGTATGCCGATTGCGTCAAGGCGTTTGATGCTTATGTTAATGCTGCAAAGATGATCGATGAACTTGTGGGAATTTACAATTGGTGCAAGGATATTGGGATTGCAAGGTCATCCGAGTTCCCAGAAGTGCAAATCATCACTGATAAGCTTTTGGGCACGCTTGAGGGCTTCTTGAGAGAGAGAGCAAATAGGCCAAGGAGCCCCGAGATAAGTCGGGTGGAGAGTTCATTAGCAGTTGAAGAGGAGAAACAACCAGATATGAATGAAATTAAAGCTCTTCCACCCCCAGAGAATTACATTTACACTCCTCCTCCTCAACCTGGACCTCAGCAAAGGCCAGATACTCAGCGGGTAACCGAAAACTTGGTTAATTTGAAGGATGATGGAGTGACAGCTGATGGCGAGGGTAATAAAATGGCGTTAGCTCTGTTTTCTGGTCCGGTAGCCAATGGAAATGGCTCGTGGGAAGCATTTCCGTCTGATGGAGAGGCCGGACAAGTAACTTCAGCTTGGCAGACACCGGCAGCTGAGATTGGCAAAGCTGATTGGGAGTTGGCATTGGTAGAAACTGCCAGTAATTTGTCAAAGCAAAAGGCTGATTTAGCAGGTGGTTTTGACTCACTCTTGTTAAACGGGATGTACGATCAGGGGACTGTGAGGCAGCACGTGAGTAATACTCAGGTGACTGGTGGGAGTGCCAGCAGCGTGGCATTGCCTGGACCAGGCAACAGTTCTAAACCTATGCTCGCTTTGCCTGCGCCTGATGGGACAGTCCAACCAGTAGGGAACCAAGATCCATTTGCTGCTTCACTTTCTGTGCCACCTCCTTCATACGTCCAAATGGCGGAATTGGAGAGGAAACAGCAGTTGCTAATGCAGGAACAACAGTTGTGGCAGCAATATGCGAGCAATGGGATGCAAGGCCAGATGGGTTTGTCCAAACTTGCTGGAACTACTTCAGGATACTACGGTGCTGGTATGCAACCATCAATGCCTTTTGGGATGCCACAAAATGCTGGAATGGGACAGCCAGCAGGTTATTACTTTACTCCCCTCTGAATCACCTCCTGGAAAATATATGGTATTTTTGCTGCATTGCAGtttttgttatgttttgaagtcataCAATATTATCCTATTCTTGAAACTTATTATCAGCTCCTCGGCAATACCTAAGATGTGTATTCTGACATTTTGCGAAAGTGAGTTAAAGAATGGCTTATTGGCAATGAAAACATACATAAGTAATTTTTAGATGTATCCTTGCTGTTGAAATTTTCATTTCCATTTTCTTTTTCAATATGTGTTAAATTTAAGCTTTCATTGCTGAGCTTGAGTCCAAATCCATAGGTCTAAATGGACTTTATAAAGCTTAGGATTTTCCTTCTGAAAGAAATAAAATTGATAatgaagaataaaaataaatgaaGAACAAGACACCAAGAGTCTGTTGTTCCAGGTATTATCTCTCAGCTCTCATGATTTATTCTTGTTCTGTTTGCACATTCAGAAGGGGAgctttggagcaacggtaaagttgtcttcgTGTGGGTCaccgggttcgagccgtggaagcagtcactaatgcttgcattagggtaggctatctacatcacaccccttaggGTGCGACCCTTTCCCGAACCTTGCGTGAACGCGGGATACCCTGTGCACTGAGGTGCCTGTTTGCACATTCAAGCATAAGTTTGGGCTTTACATTAAAATTGCTAAGaatgtttgaaaaaaaaaaaaatattggagTCAAAGTTTCCAATTGCTGATTGCTGAAAATTGAAAAGTGACACCTAATACACAGATTTGCAGATAATGTGCAACTTTACTTCTAAGAGTGGTAAATTCAAAGGATCTTGACTTTTGACCCAATAAGCTAATTTTAATAGAATTGACCCACAATAGAGGATCTTGCGTGTTGCTAGAGACACTATGCTTTTGTTTCAAAATTTCTCATTAACTTAAATTCTTAGAAATTTTTGTAGAGCTTggcttttaaattattatttaagaaataatttttagttaaaaaaatacttttaagaaTAGATGTTTATTTCTACataaattttaagttttaagagTTATTTTATTAAGAAATTTTTTAGATTGAAAAAGAATCAAATAGACCACACATGGTGGTGAACAACATGTCATTTTGAACATTCTGAACCGTTGGACTACCTCACTCAATTGTGTTAAAGatattcaaaatataatatataactaTATAAAGtagtatttaacttatatacgcagtataatttttcgacgaaagGTGTGCGCTTACTGGCATGAAGACATTTACAAGAGAAAATCTGATGAAAATCTAATGTCTGCGAAATTCTAACTTAAAATGAATGTCTAAACCCTGCTAATACAAATAAGTTAAATTCTTTGCGCTTAAAACTTAAAAATCCAATGTTTAAACCCTGCTAGCCACATAAGTAATTGGGTATTGTGTAGACAGAACTTACCCATACCTTTAAGATATGAATTTTCAATATAATGCGAGAAAGAATAACAATAATAGCAACAATAAACCtaatgtaatcccacaagtggggtctgagaAGGGTatgtagtgtgtacgcaaaccttactccTACTTTTAAGAAGGCAGAGACAGTTTTCGATAGACGCTCGGCTCAAAAAAATAGAGGAAGGGGCACTGAATGCGAGAAATAATTCAGTAGAAAATTGGGACAGTGATGTTATTGGATCAAGGCTGCAATAAAGCACCCGTAAGAGGTAAAGATAGCCAAACTTATCACAGAAACATTACTCTCTGTCACTAGCATGAAATGGTTTAATACTAGGCTCAAGAATCCCTAAAAGGTCTGTTTGGATCTTTACTGAAGCAAAAATAAATAAGTACAAAAAAGTTAAACTCTTTAACATGAAAAATTGGTAATCTACCCAGTGGCGAAGCCAGAAAATTCAATAATGgtgttcaaattttgaacaccctttgCCAGTGGACTATGCAAGAGTGTTCAAAATCTATTcttaatcaataacaagtaatattttatcttatacgtagtataatttttcggcgaagggtgCTTTTCaaatttcacaattcttatgtACTATTGTAAATCCTTGTACTATTGTAAATCGCGCACTAAATTTAATTAGGAAAAAGGTCGGATTTATCCTTGTACTATTGTAAATCGTTTATATTTATCCTTCGTTATACTTTTTTATCATATACCTCCCTACTGCTACCAAAGTACATAAAAACCACTCCAAACCTAACTGTTGTCCCTGTGGCACCTTGACCCCTTAAATAAATTGCCACATAACAACCAATATCAGTATTTCAGTCAGAACACAAATCGATCCTCAAAATTTGACTTGTAATATCTATTCAATTTCAGCAACCGTATTAAAAGTTTGCAAATGACGAACTGGAGTTTCAGGTGCAAATTCTTCGAAATACTGCTAATTTTTTTAGCTCAAAAGTGATCTAAATCTTCACCATTCAGTCCCAAAATCTAGATATGAATTCTTCAAAATGTTTCCGATTTTTGAAATATTACTCAATAATAAATTCTAATATTTCATTAGATTAGATTCTAATGTTTCAATTGGTTGTTGCTATCCCTATAATAAATTTCATTGGTATAATATTCTGAGATCTAATATGTTTGATGTTCACCTCATTAATAATCTATCAAAATAAGAAAGCTTCTTCTGTATAATAACAAGCATGTATAATTATTACCTTAGTAATTAAGTAGCAAGTAGTTACACATGACTTTCCAAACAAAATTTAATTAGGAGTTTCTAAAACAACTTTTTTGTTAGAAACTTCGGGTTGGTGTTTTTATTTAGGAAAAATACATAAACAATTTAGCCCCAACTTTAAGTGAGGAGGTTGTGGCTTGGTGGCTATCGTGGAAGGGCGGCGGCGGCTATGGTTTGACTGGGGAGGAAGAAAGTGGGTCCACATAAAAAAAAGAGAGTATAATTTTAAGGATCTTTACGTGCCCAAAGTTGTGTGATAATCAAGCATTTTGCTATGTCAGTTTAACTGTTTAAGGGATTCATCGTATATACTTAAAACAAGTTGAAGGGTCTGGATTTTCAACCAGTTGGTGTATTCAACTAACATTTGAGACGAACTTTAAGTGTCCGTCTATGTATTTCGCCTTTTATTTATAGATATTGATGACTCTGAATTGAAAAAACATTTCAGAAAAAAAGAATAAAAGCCAATAATACTTTTTTTGCAGTAAATTGTAAGTGTAGTCGAAAAATATTGCTCAAAGAGTAAATCGTTTTCATTCAAAAGGTGTAGGGCATATTGTCTATCATTTTCTTATACTAATATAGTTCGGATTGTCTATGTCAGAGCCGGCTTCATTGTATTTAGTTTACAATTCCATCATTTATATACATTCTTGTTCCATTGTATTTAGTTTATTTCCTTATTAAtccgtttaaaaaaaaaaaaatattttccatattTTTTTGATGGGAAGTTTTTAAGTTACACGGATGCTAGATCTATTTAaaaccacaaattttaaaaattttatgcgaAATATATAAATACTCCTTTTAAGTTGTCCACAATGATCAAATAGATAGTTTAATTGTGCTAATGACTAGATAGACATCGGCTAATGATAGAACAGGGAGAAAATGATCTCTTACTACCAGTTCAATTTGGATAGAACCTACAAAGTACGAGTTTTACTAATTGATCTACTTTGTTATATTATACCAATCATCTATGAAAATGTTCATATAACTCGAAAAATATTTATATGATCCATAACATCGATCTCCCCCTAAAACTAGCTAATATTCTAAATTAATGTACTTAATTTGATTAACATGATCCAATAAGCTAATTTTAATAGAACGGACCCACACTACAGGATCAATTTTAATTACTTCATTAGCTATTGAACTTCCGAGTAAAATAAGGCTGATTAAATGTATAAGAGATGTTATTCGAGTTTCATAAATGGTGAGCCTTTTTTCTTTCTAAGGTTTTCTTAGTTATTCAAAGCAATTCAAAATTGAAAAATGAGTCAGAACCAAGGTTAATTAACTGTGCTATTGGATCAAATTAATATGGTTGAacatgtatacggtcgaaatcgcgCTCGTGGTGCATCCTAGCCTCCGACATAGGGGTGGCtagtgggccggttaggaccgggaccggctcaGGACTGCAAGCCCACATGGGAGGtggtcctaaacggtcctaaccggataggaccgggaccgtggggtggtgggccgggtagtgggccggtctcaTAGGGGAGCCCGCGAGATCGGGACCatttaggaccgggaccggctcagaagtgggccggttcaagcggtcctaaacgggcccaacggataatttttttaaaaaaaaattttgaccgtttggccatttaaaaactagccatttggtctgccaaaatagtcgttggctatttgcaaaatagccatttaaccccccaaattttattttaatcccaaactttttataattacacttttccctatttttaactataaataccccctcattctttcatttttctcacaaaatcatcaatctctctcaatctctctctaatattcttctataattgcttacttaattgttacaatttgtgcaaaattgtgaagttggtgaattgaagtcttcaagtcttcaacgataattatttttcaacaagttattcgtcaattcggtaaactcgttccaacgcttaagttttaatattatagttttgtttgttttatttactttgcttgattaattaagatggcttattccctaaaaaaaaatatttagtaaaaataagggaaaatccaagagtggtgaatctagtggccaatcacttcctcctctactttccccggctccccggccgaaacctgttacccgtcctacacctgctattcttgatagcgataatagtttattacaatttaccgagagtcaattttgccataatattgcccccggtgaacaattaaaccatgaatatatgaatactctttatggtaatccaactattgatgaaaatgatgatgaagaaatagattttgatgaaacgcaaccggataacgatacacccactagtcctgctcctgaagttaacccaactaataataatccaaatgatcccccgtctgaccctcctgttactgcccctactttttctagacaatcttctaaacgggcagaaacatatcttgtttggccatttttcactcaactaagagaaaaaatagggctaagtgtaaaacttatggcaaagagttagtttttaaatatgttagaAGTCGGGGGAggacgggaagtttgactagacacatattgctacaccctcaagataaagctagatattttcgtatgaaagctttggccgaggggacaagtgcacctagttaGGCTGACCTTCGTATCGGGTCAAATTAATTTCAATCGGGAATTAACActattaccggtggtattttatattatgatccaaaaaaagatcgggaagaattggcaaaaatggttactgttatgtgcttaccttatatttttccttctaaccctcactttgtgcattatgttagaaaagtttataatcctacttataaaggttttcctcgcacaaccgtaaagagtgatatttataaatataaacatgaatatgaacaatatttgcgctatttatttactcatataaattgtcgtgttgctattacaactgatattggtagaagtggtaatgactgtgattaccttactattaccagtcattggattgatgaggattggataatgcaaaagcgcattattgcttgtagaataattaattcacgtcaccaccaacgaaaattcctccggaccttgaaggatttatgaaatttgtaagagataccatgtaaattaatatataacttgtattttggcacatcttgattagtttctttttcttctcaatagtggtattagcaccttgttgtgctcattccataggggggaggaagactaagaaagatattactataattttttaatgctataataaaaatatatcgcattgctttgaatatctctttacaatatttttgtctttttatataccttaagctatacatatagtataatatagtatatactatatatatatatatatagatatatatcttaagccatattcgatagtatatatatatatatatatatatatatatatatatatatatatcactataTATAcatccaatttatcaattagttttgcaagctgaaataaactattaaggtatcgtgtaattattattgttaagcgcgatttctaccgaggacgtacgacgcgatccaaagtgtcgtgtacactgccgagggacgtacgacgcgatccatagatgcatctatcctgccgaggtattcggcccgctccacaagaaaggaggacattttcttatgtacctccggaaggagagtatatttattataagataaattcgggaggaagaataatttcttttaataattaattaatttaaatagaaaatcaaacatatgagatttccatcctttaatatctttatctaacaatttacaatatattcatacaaacaaagaatacaatttagcCAAGTAGTTCATGCTTTGAGtcataaactacccggactttagcattaatagtagctacgcacggagtctcgtcacctcgtgcgtacgtagcccccgcaattagcaacaattattcaatttaatccctatggggtaatttttccctcataagattagacaagagacttacctcgtcttgctccaatttaatccactagaaggccttttccacgattatccaactctgtctggctcgaatctagccaaaaatagttcgatacaatcactaaaaattataggaatcaattctataagaaaatactacatttccaataaaaattctgaaattaattaaaaattcgtcagtgggacccacgtctcggaatccagcgaaagttacgaaatatgaacacccactcaaccacgaaTCTACCCATataaaaatcactaaattccgataacaattcggccctcaaatcctcaaatctatccaagagggttttcaaacttttccaactcaattcaccaattaaatgataaaaatagtgatgaattggggtaatttaaccaatattgagttaagaacacttaccccgttgtcttctttgaaaatctcccaaacatcgcctaaatccgagctccaactcgttaaaaatagaaaatgggacgaagtcccattttcagaacttaaactctctgcccagtgatttcttctacgcgatcgcgaacttcctcacgcaaTCGCGTAGCAaaaatttttctgcccaaacattaaccctacgcgatcgcatcaagtcccacgcgatcgcgatgcaccaggttctgactctatgcgatcgcatccctcttcacacGATCGTGTAGCACAAATGCGTCACCCAACTTCCTCTCAAATtttccctacgcgatcgcaaataatgacacgcgatcgcgatacacacactggccaatcctacgcgatcgcaacctcattcacgcgatcgcgtagaaaaaatccacctctgcctaaattactctacgtgatcgcagaccaacttacgcgatcgcgtataaggatactagaagaaaataccagcagttatcagcagtgttccaaaggccaaaagtgatccgttagtcgtccgaaactcacccgagcccctcgagacctcaatcaattataccaacaagtcctaaaatatcatacgaacttagttgaaccctcaaatcacaccaaacaatactaaaaccacgaattatcccccaattcaagcttagtgaaacttaagatttccaacttctacattatatACCGAAACCtacaattcaagtccgattgacctcaaattttgcacacaagtcataaatgatataacggagctataaaaattttcagaactggattccgactccgatatcaaaaagtcaactccccggtcaaactttcaaacttaaattcttattttaaccatttcaagcctaatttaactacggacttccaaataaaattccgaacatgctcctaagtccaaaatcatcagacgaacctattggaaccgtcaaatcccgattctggagtcgttttctcaaaatgttgaccgaagtcaaacttgaccttttaaggctaacttaaggaactaagtgttccgatttcaacccaaacgcttccaaatcccgaaccaactatccccgcaagtcaataatcattaaaatCATGTTCGGGGAGtattattttagggaacgggtttctaaaagttaaaatgaccggttgggtcattacatgattgatccaggtagctcagccaacatcatcagatcaagggtcg from Nicotiana tomentosiformis chromosome 11, ASM39032v3, whole genome shotgun sequence encodes:
- the LOC104091447 gene encoding putative clathrin assembly protein At2g25430; the encoded protein is MAPSIRKAIGAVKDQTSISLAKVAGNVAPDLEVLVVKATTHDNEPADEKYIREILHLTSHSRGYVSAFVFAVSKRLSKTHDWVVALKALMLVHRLLTDGDPVLGQEIMYASRRGMRVLNMSDFRDEAHSNSWDHSGFVRTYAFYLDQKLEFTVYDRKLNDVDDKKRFEDGYGMDRRERSYSEFDESAGRGEKNGVTPVIEMKPERVLERLNQLFQLLDRFLACRPTGAAKNSRMVLVALYSLVKESFKIYADICEVLQFLLDRFAEMEYADCVKAFDAYVNAAKMIDELVGIYNWCKDIGIARSSEFPEVQIITDKLLGTLEGFLRERANRPRSPEISRVESSLAVEEEKQPDMNEIKALPPPENYIYTPPPQPGPQQRPDTQRVTENLVNLKDDGVTADGEGNKMALALFSGPVANGNGSWEAFPSDGEAGQVTSAWQTPAAEIGKADWELALVETASNLSKQKADLAGGFDSLLLNGMYDQGTVRQHVSNTQVTGGSASSVALPGPGNSSKPMLALPAPDGTVQPVGNQDPFAASLSVPPPSYVQMAELERKQQLLMQEQQLWQQYASNGMQGQMGLSKLAGTTSGYYGAGMQPSMPFGMPQNAGMGQPAGYYFTPL